One region of Citrus sinensis cultivar Valencia sweet orange chromosome 6, DVS_A1.0, whole genome shotgun sequence genomic DNA includes:
- the LOC102620327 gene encoding protein LUTEIN DEFICIENT 5, chloroplastic isoform X2 has protein sequence MAASFPLLQLTSSVNFCSRSVKFSSITCASTNGRESESADNGVKGVEQLPEKKRRAELSARIASGELTVERSGFPSRLRNGLSKLGIPHDILEALFNWTGANEGYPKIPEAKGAVNAIRSEAFFLPLYELYLTYGGIFRLTFGPKSFLIVSDPSMAKHILKDNSKGYSKGILAEILEFVMGKGLIPADGEIWRVRRRAIVPALHQKYVAAMIDLFGKATDRLCKKLDTAASEGEDAEMESLFSRLTLDVIGKAVFNYDFDSLTNDTGIVEAVYTVLREAEDRSVAPIPVWEIPIWKDISPRLKKVNAALKLINDTLDDLIAICKRMVDEEELQFHEEYMNEQDPSILHFLLASGDDVSSKQLRDDLMTMLIAGHETSAAVLTWTFYLLSKEPAVLSKLQDEVDSILGDRFPTIGDMKKLKYTARVINESLRLYPQPPVLIRRSLEDDVLGKYPIKRGEDIFISVWNLHHSPHIWDDADKFNPERWPLDGPNPNETNQDYCYLPFGGGPRKCVGDMFATFENIVAVAMLVRQFNFQMALGAPQVEMTTGATIHTTNGLRMTVTRRIKPPIMPVLKEDASVGSSFNGDTTHGNKHDISPAHFKSL, from the exons ATGGCTGCCAGTTTCCCGTTACTTCAACTCACTTCCTCCGTCAATTTTTGCTCAA GATCAGTTAAATTTAGCAGCATCACTTGCGCTTCTACAAATGGGAGAGAATCTGAGTCCGCTGACAATGGCGTCAAGGGCGTGGAGCAGCTTCCTGAGAAGAAACGGCGAGCTGAGTTGTCTGCACGCATTGCTTCCGGTGAATTGACAGTTGAGCGATCTGG TTTTCCATCACGATTGAGGAATGGTTTGTCTAAATTGGGCATTCCGCATGACATTTTGGAAGCTTTATTTAATTGGACTGGAGCCAATGAAGGCTATCCAAAGATTCCAGAGGCAAAAGGGGCAGTCAATGCTATCCGCAGCGAGGCCTTTTTCCTCCCCTTGTATGAGCTTTACCTCACATATGGTGGAATTTTCAGGTTGACATTTGGACCAAAG TCGTTTTTGATTGTATCTGATCCTTCCATGGCTAAACATATTTTGAAAGACAATTCAAAGGGATACTCAAAG GGTATTTTGGCAGAGATACTGGAGTTTGTCATGGGGAAGGGACTGATCCCGGCAGATGGGGAGATATGGCGTGTTCGACGTCGTGCAATAGTCCCAGCATTGCATCAAAAG TATGTAGCTGCTATGATTGATCTATTTGGAAAAGCAACGGATAGGCTTTGCAAGAAACTTGATACTGCTGCATCTGAAGGAGAAGATGCAGAAATGGAGTCTCTTTTCTCCCGTTTGACATTGGATGTCATTGGCAAGGCAgtatttaattatgattttgattCACTTACAAATGATACGGGAATAGTTGAG GCTGTTTACACAGTTTTGAGGGAAGCGGAAGATAGAAGTGTTGCACCAATTCCTGTCTGGGAGATTCCTATTTGGAAAGACATTTCGCCAAGGCTAAAGAAGGTCAATGCAGCCCTCAAATTGATTAATGATACACTTGATGATCTAATTGCTATATGCAAG AGGATGGTAGATGAAGAGGAGCTGCAGTTTCATGAGGAATACATGAATGAACAAGATCCTAGTATTCTCCACTTTCTGTTGGCATCAGGAGATGAT GTTTCTAGTAAACAACTTCGTGATGACTTGATGACAATGCTTATAGCTGGGCACGAAACATCAGCTGCAGTTTTAACATGGACCTTTTATCTCCTATCCAAG GAACCAGCTGTCTTATCCAAGCTCCAGGATGAG GTTGATTCTATTTTAGGAGATCGATTTCCAACCATTGGAGACATGAAGAAACTGAAGTATACGGCTCGAGTCATTAATGAA TCTCTAAGGCTATATCCACAACCACCTGTCCTAATTCGTCGCTCTCTTGAGGATGACGTGCTTGGAAAGTACCCAATAAAAAG GGGTgaagatatatttatttcagtTTGGAACCTGCATCATAGTCCTCATATTTGGGATGATGCGGACAAATTTAATCCCGAAAGATGGCCTCTAGATGGACCTAATCCGAATGAAACAAACCAAGATTACTG TTACTTACCATTTGGTGGAGGGCCACGGAAATGCGTAGGTGATATGTTTGCTACCTTTGAG AACATAGTAGCAGTTGCGATGCTTGTTCGGCAATTTAACTTTCAAATGGCACTTGGGGCTCCTCAA GTTGAGATGACAACAGGAGCCACAATCCACACGACAAATGGATTAAGAATGACAGTAACGCGAAGAATAAAACCTCCCATAATGCCAGTGTTGAAAGAAGATGCATCTGTCGGCAGTTCTTTCAATGGAGACACGACTCATGGTAATAAGCATGATATTTCTCCTGCTCATTTCAAATCACTATAG
- the LOC102620327 gene encoding protein LUTEIN DEFICIENT 5, chloroplastic isoform X1 produces MAASFPLLQLTSSVNFCSSTFKSSKLNGSVKFSSITCASTNGRESESADNGVKGVEQLPEKKRRAELSARIASGELTVERSGFPSRLRNGLSKLGIPHDILEALFNWTGANEGYPKIPEAKGAVNAIRSEAFFLPLYELYLTYGGIFRLTFGPKSFLIVSDPSMAKHILKDNSKGYSKGILAEILEFVMGKGLIPADGEIWRVRRRAIVPALHQKYVAAMIDLFGKATDRLCKKLDTAASEGEDAEMESLFSRLTLDVIGKAVFNYDFDSLTNDTGIVEAVYTVLREAEDRSVAPIPVWEIPIWKDISPRLKKVNAALKLINDTLDDLIAICKRMVDEEELQFHEEYMNEQDPSILHFLLASGDDVSSKQLRDDLMTMLIAGHETSAAVLTWTFYLLSKEPAVLSKLQDEVDSILGDRFPTIGDMKKLKYTARVINESLRLYPQPPVLIRRSLEDDVLGKYPIKRGEDIFISVWNLHHSPHIWDDADKFNPERWPLDGPNPNETNQDYCYLPFGGGPRKCVGDMFATFENIVAVAMLVRQFNFQMALGAPQVEMTTGATIHTTNGLRMTVTRRIKPPIMPVLKEDASVGSSFNGDTTHGNKHDISPAHFKSL; encoded by the exons ATGGCTGCCAGTTTCCCGTTACTTCAACTCACTTCCTCCGTCAATTTTTGCTCAAGTACATTCAAATCATCCAAGCTAAATG GATCAGTTAAATTTAGCAGCATCACTTGCGCTTCTACAAATGGGAGAGAATCTGAGTCCGCTGACAATGGCGTCAAGGGCGTGGAGCAGCTTCCTGAGAAGAAACGGCGAGCTGAGTTGTCTGCACGCATTGCTTCCGGTGAATTGACAGTTGAGCGATCTGG TTTTCCATCACGATTGAGGAATGGTTTGTCTAAATTGGGCATTCCGCATGACATTTTGGAAGCTTTATTTAATTGGACTGGAGCCAATGAAGGCTATCCAAAGATTCCAGAGGCAAAAGGGGCAGTCAATGCTATCCGCAGCGAGGCCTTTTTCCTCCCCTTGTATGAGCTTTACCTCACATATGGTGGAATTTTCAGGTTGACATTTGGACCAAAG TCGTTTTTGATTGTATCTGATCCTTCCATGGCTAAACATATTTTGAAAGACAATTCAAAGGGATACTCAAAG GGTATTTTGGCAGAGATACTGGAGTTTGTCATGGGGAAGGGACTGATCCCGGCAGATGGGGAGATATGGCGTGTTCGACGTCGTGCAATAGTCCCAGCATTGCATCAAAAG TATGTAGCTGCTATGATTGATCTATTTGGAAAAGCAACGGATAGGCTTTGCAAGAAACTTGATACTGCTGCATCTGAAGGAGAAGATGCAGAAATGGAGTCTCTTTTCTCCCGTTTGACATTGGATGTCATTGGCAAGGCAgtatttaattatgattttgattCACTTACAAATGATACGGGAATAGTTGAG GCTGTTTACACAGTTTTGAGGGAAGCGGAAGATAGAAGTGTTGCACCAATTCCTGTCTGGGAGATTCCTATTTGGAAAGACATTTCGCCAAGGCTAAAGAAGGTCAATGCAGCCCTCAAATTGATTAATGATACACTTGATGATCTAATTGCTATATGCAAG AGGATGGTAGATGAAGAGGAGCTGCAGTTTCATGAGGAATACATGAATGAACAAGATCCTAGTATTCTCCACTTTCTGTTGGCATCAGGAGATGAT GTTTCTAGTAAACAACTTCGTGATGACTTGATGACAATGCTTATAGCTGGGCACGAAACATCAGCTGCAGTTTTAACATGGACCTTTTATCTCCTATCCAAG GAACCAGCTGTCTTATCCAAGCTCCAGGATGAG GTTGATTCTATTTTAGGAGATCGATTTCCAACCATTGGAGACATGAAGAAACTGAAGTATACGGCTCGAGTCATTAATGAA TCTCTAAGGCTATATCCACAACCACCTGTCCTAATTCGTCGCTCTCTTGAGGATGACGTGCTTGGAAAGTACCCAATAAAAAG GGGTgaagatatatttatttcagtTTGGAACCTGCATCATAGTCCTCATATTTGGGATGATGCGGACAAATTTAATCCCGAAAGATGGCCTCTAGATGGACCTAATCCGAATGAAACAAACCAAGATTACTG TTACTTACCATTTGGTGGAGGGCCACGGAAATGCGTAGGTGATATGTTTGCTACCTTTGAG AACATAGTAGCAGTTGCGATGCTTGTTCGGCAATTTAACTTTCAAATGGCACTTGGGGCTCCTCAA GTTGAGATGACAACAGGAGCCACAATCCACACGACAAATGGATTAAGAATGACAGTAACGCGAAGAATAAAACCTCCCATAATGCCAGTGTTGAAAGAAGATGCATCTGTCGGCAGTTCTTTCAATGGAGACACGACTCATGGTAATAAGCATGATATTTCTCCTGCTCATTTCAAATCACTATAG